The following nucleotide sequence is from Leopardus geoffroyi isolate Oge1 chromosome D4, O.geoffroyi_Oge1_pat1.0, whole genome shotgun sequence.
TTTGTACAGAATCttcaccctctccctcttgctgGCAATGTTCCCCAAAGCCACTTGTACCTTGACCAGGCCATCAGCCACCTGCAAGGGGACTGAAAGTTAATTCCAAGGTTCGCTGCTTGACCAAGGCTTGAAAGAGGTAAAGAACCCCCATTCCTTCATCTCCCAAATCTCTTTATCCCAGCAAAATAGGTTCGCccctttctcttgttttaaaggAGATGCAACCCCACCTTCTGGGAATCCTCAGTGTGAAGGGGAAGATAGTCATGTAGTCTCTGGGAAGTTTCAAGTCTGATTGGGAAGGTAATTAACTATGTTAGAGTTTATAGGACATTAGCATAACCTGGTTCCTACCTCTCTGGCTGAACCTACCTAGGCTCTAGGGGTAGAAGGTAAGGAATTCCCATATTAAAGGATCAAATAGAGGGAGAGGCTATGAAAGTGAATGATCTTACCCAGGTTTTAGAATATGGGGTGAAGAATGCTAATATTCAAGGGTCAAATATATGGGGAGGCAAATGGGACTAAGCAGCAACAGCCACAGAGGTAGAAGGAAAACAAGGAGGATTTTTGTCATGGATGTCAAAGGGAgagaatgttttgaaaaatcagtTCTCAAATGGGGCACAATCTGCTAGTGACAATTCCACAAGAAGTATACAAACAGACATCATTATCTCTGATGCATCTAACTCCAGGGTATGCCTGACACTCTTTTACCTTCAGTAAAAGGTCTTCCCatattaaaaagggggggggggtggagggagagggtaGGAGAACTAAGGTTCACGGTTGTCAAAATTCAGTCACTGGTGTGAAGGAGTGTTCCATCCATATCTAAACACCCGGTATTCTGGCCCctggtggctcggtgggttaggtgtgggactcttggttttggttgaggtcatgataTGACCGTTGGTGGAATCcagccacctcccacccccacgcctaaagcagggagcctgcttgggattctctcattctctctctctctggcccgcctcccccccccccccccaccaccgtcgcctctaaataaataaactcaaactcaaacaaacaaacaaacaaacaaacaaaaacccacccgGTATCCAATCCCTTCCCTCCTAATTCTGGCTCTCTCAGACCTCATCTCTCATTCCGGGAGCCTTCCTTATCCACCTTTGCTCTGCGCCCTCCAGTGTCCCACGGACCTCTTTCTGCACAATATTTAGCAATTGATTACGCAGGGCTCTATGCCAGCCCTTCCATTGTGGACTTCAGCTCTTACAGAAACTCTCGTTAGTCAGATTTTCAAGTGTGTTAGGTCTCCAGCCCGAGAGGACAGAGGCAGTCTTAGTCACAGTTTACAATGAGCCCATCGCAATCGGTCCTAATAACGCTGAGTGTCCTCCATGGAAATGGAGCCCGTGGGTCCGATAAGCTCCGAAAGGTTTCGAACCTTTGTTATTCCAAAGGTCCGGCTGCGGGCGACGAGGCTGGAGCGGTTGCACCTATCCCGAGGACCATGCCAGTAGGCCGCTCTTGCTCTGCCCCAGAAAGGCAGCACTGGATCCCAGATCACTCACCTTCCGCGAGCCGCGCGTCCCGCCAGACCCGTACACCCAGCGCTCCAGCTCCTCCACACGGGCCTGTAGCCGCTGCACGTCGCTGACAGCCGCCATAGCTACCTCGCCCCCGCCTCAGCCGAGGAACAGGCAGAGGGCGGGACGTCCGGCCAAATAGAGAAGGCTGGCTAATCAGAGCGCGGGGGCATCCCTCAATACGAGAAGTGACGTTACGACTCAGCCCTCGGGTGCCGGAAGTGACCGGCAAGGCCAGCGAAAGGTGTCAAAAGCTGTCTGGTTACCTAGGCAACGACTACCTATCAGGCTCTGTCCTAGTTTCCAGTTCCTGCTTGTCcaaacttttacttttcttcttctaattgAAGGGTACCAGAGACGTTTCCTACCCTATTCCCCGAGGTTGCCGATATAAATACACCTATTATTTCAGGATTGGTCTATTCCCATAGATCAGTAGGAGACTCCGTGAGATACCATGATCTTTAGTAGGAGTCTTCTAAGGTTCAAGCGACTAAtgccttgcccaaggccactcCGCACTATAGTAgcagaatcaggatttgaacccaggcagtctgaatCATGAAACCCAGCCCCACTACTTTCACGGCCCTTTGCTATTCTGTCTTCCCCTCTTGAGAACCCCTGGCCCAAAAACAACCTGTGTATACTACATAATTCCTCCCAACCCCCAGACCCAAACAAGAAGAGGCACTGGAGAGGGAGGGACTGCAGCTTTATTATTCATATGTGACCTGAGGGATATCTCCTTCACAACACCCCAACCTAACCCTTCACCCGGCTTCTGAGGAGAAGCAGGTCTGATTTGAAGAGGTGAGGTCCTAGAGATGACACTGACACAGGGAGGCACATGAGGAAATGATGGGGGTTAGGGAGGGCAGAACTCTTTGGTAGATGCTGCTGGAGTTGGCCAGGGAGGCGGTGCTCTCCCTTTACAATGAGGTAGATGTAACATCAAAAGAAAACTCTTTGGCTTCAAGTCCACAGGGCatggatgggtgggggtgggggtgtcatcTCCCAGGGCTGGGTCCTAGACTGGGTGCCCTAGAAGAATCAAGGTGAGGGGGGCCCCACTCAGCATTGGGGCTGGGACTCTTAATTCTGAGTGGGAGTTCTCAGGGTGAAGTGCTGGAAGGTGGCCCTGTAGGGAGTGGGGGTACAGAGTTGGTTGGGCCCTGGGAAGCTGGCACAGGCTGGCGGCGAGCAAAGAGGACACCTGATAAAGGGGTGAGGAGGTGGTGGAGGGAAAACACAGGCAGGAGGAGGTAGGCacagaaacagaagaggaaaacaaaagtcagTGTCCTGATTGTTACAACACCACACACATATCCCTGCCACAAACCAATGTGGACAAGCTCCTTAGGTCAGTTAGAGACTCCTATGGCAATATAGATACCCTCAAACAGGTAAACAAGAAATATTTACACTGATACATAGGTCCATGACAAGGCAGACATCCCATGGTATCCATGCCAGAGAGGTCATGCCTTAGACCCCATGCCATTGTAGACACCCTTTAACCCATGCCATTGTAGCAATCCCATGAACCCCACATTACCCATGCAAGTTTGGATATCCCTGAACCTCATGCTAGCTGAGAAAATCTAAAATCCCCATGCCAGAGCAAATACCCCTGACCTCATGCCAGTGTAGACAGCCTGCAGTACCCATACCAGTGTAGACCACCCCGTTGATCTCTAGGGCCATGTTGATACTGCTGATACCACTGCCTGCCAGATTGAGAGGCCCATCCAGCCGCTCTTCTGtccaggagggacaggggagTCACATTTTGGAGAATCAGACTTGAGACTTTCAAGCTCCCCCCTCCATCCTTACAGACAGCCCCCATTCCACTTCAGCCCCACACCTATAATTACACAGTTGTCTATTGAGGGATTTATCTGTCCCACCTCCAACACCTATTAGGTGATGGGTCTGTCCTCCCTCAGTGTATAGGCCCGAAGCCCTCTCAGCAACAAGCCCCTGCTCACCCCTCAGGGGAACCTTGCCACGGGGCAGGAAACTAGGGGGAGCTCCAGGTCGAGGTGGGTCCATGTGCCCCATCAGCACAGCCCTCTTCTCTGGGGGCTCCTCTGGTGCCAACTTCTCCCTTGCAGGTCCCAAAGCCAGGCCCACAGGCAGTGCCAGTCGAGGGGTTGGAATTCCGCTTTCCTCTGGAAGAACAGGTCAGTCAACTCCCATGGCTCAACCAACTCTGCCTCTGCATTTGGTTCTCCCCCTAGGGCTGGGGTGAAGGGAAGTCACCCAAGCTCAAGCATCAAGTTCAATTTTCCCTCCCATCCAGAGTCTCAGCCTGAGGCTCTGAAGCTGGAGAGCCCAAAGGGCCAATATATACATGTCTAGGTTGGTCCAAGACAATTAGGGCCTTTCCTTGCGCTCAGTTATTAAATAATACAGACCACAGGAGGCAAAAACTACATGCCAATAGAAGCCCTAGGTGGACAGATGTGGAATGGAGTTCCTCTAGATAAAGGACCTTTTCCCGAGCTTCAGGCCCACACCGCAGTAACCCGTACCCCAGACCTTCTACGGTTTCACTGACCCTCAAACCTGAGGACCCCTAAACCTTCGCGTGCAGCAAACCTCAGTGCCCTGTCAGTCCTTACTACAGACTTCAATGCCTCTCAGACTTCAGACTCCCCACATTTTAGTGTTCTCTGTATCTCAGCGCACCCCCAGGTCTCACAGACACCCAAATCTCAGACCCTGTCCCCTCACACCTTTCTTAATGGGGCTTGGGCTCAGCTGCGCGCAGGCGTGAGCAGGCAGGCCGGAGGCAGAGCCCTGGGCAGGGCGTGGGCTGGgcgtgggcggggcggggccaggaaCGGAGACTTGGCCGGGAGTACCCCGAGGTGTAGGCCCAGCTAAGCCGTAGAGCGGGGCGGTGGTGTAAGCCTGACGACGGCCCTCGCGCCGGTTGCTGTCGATGGCTGCCTGGAGCTCCCCTGGGGAGCTGAGCGCCCGCGTCTCGCACTCGTACGGGTACAGGTACTTCATGTACCTAGGGGCGGACGGACGAGGCGGGGTAGATGGGAGGCTGGATCCCACTGATCAAGTCCCACAATGAAACGCCCACCCCTGGGCCCTCCACGTCCTGCGACCCCTTTCCCGCTCCTTGCCCCCTCCGCTCGCGCGCCTGGCCTCACTGGGTGCGTAGAGTGAAGGCTGCCGACGTGATGGTGGTGGGCAGGCTGAGGCCGCGCGTGACCTCCCGCCACACCTTGCGGTTGATGACTTCCACCAGGCCGCCTTTGGCTGTCACCAGGCGAAACAGCGCGTACAGGTCCAGCACCTGCTTCGCCATGATGGGCACGCGGTTCACTGGCGTC
It contains:
- the ARID3C gene encoding AT-rich interactive domain-containing protein 3C isoform X1, giving the protein MVLDSSLSFERFLAALQRPLLPFWQCGGGTPVGGLGAAEPRGASPPAPPPALPLTGPAPAPAASRAARERTAARRAHRCGSARLGTPRREQSRGRGCPRGGQSRGNAVETPGAPGRARLAALSSGPRLVPAPPPAGGLRLEAVMEALQRQQAARLAQGVGPLAPQRPLPPPLPPLPGPRTLQAPEGALGEVGTEEEEDAEEDEEGEEAGAEEEAAEESLPGTRGPSSPSSQPPGPHPHEWTYEEQFKQLYELDADPKRKEFLDDLFSFMQKRGTPVNRVPIMAKQVLDLYALFRLVTAKGGLVEVINRKVWREVTRGLSLPTTITSAAFTLRTQYMKYLYPYECETRALSSPGELQAAIDSNRREGRRQAYTTAPLYGLAGPTPRGTPGQVSVPGPAPPTPSPRPAQGSASGLPAHACAQLSPSPIKKEESGIPTPRLALPVGLALGPAREKLAPEEPPEKRAVLMGHMDPPRPGAPPSFLPRGKVPLREERLDGPLNLAGSGISSINMALEINGVVYTGVLFARRQPVPASQGPTNSVPPLPTGPPSSTSP